The sequence tgtgaaaggaacatggttctgtgaaaggaacatgGTTCTATGAAAGGAACAGGGTTCTATGAAAGGAACAgggttctgtgaaaggaacagggttctgtgaaaggaacatgGTTCTATGAAAGGAACAgggttctgtgaaaggaacagggttctgtgaaaggaacagggttctgtgaaaggaacagggttctgtgaaaggaacatgGTTCTATGAAAGGAACAgggttctgtgaaaggaacagGGTTCTGTGTAAGGAACATGGTTCTATGAAAGGAACAGAGTTCTATGAAAGGAACAgggttctgtgaaaggaacatggttctgtgaaaggaacagggttctgtgaaaggaacagggttctgtgaaaggaacatgGTTCTATGAAAGGAACAGAGTTCTATGAAAGGAACAgggttctgtgaaaggaacatggttctgtgaaaggaacagggttctgtgaaaggaacatgGTTCTATGAAAGGAACAGAGTTCTATGAAAGGAACAtggttctgtgaaaggaacatggttctgtgaaaggaacagggttctgtgaaaggaacatggttctgtgaaaggaacatggttctgtgaaaggaacatggttctgtgaaaggaacagggttctgtgaaaggaacatggttctgtgaaaggaacatggttctgtgaaaggaacagAGTTCTATGAAAGGAACAGAGTTCTATGAAAGGAACAtggttctgtgaaaggaacatggttctgtgaaaggaacatgGTTCTATGAAAGGAACATGGTTCTATGAAAGGAACAgggttctgtgaaaggaacatggttctgtgaaaggaacatggttctgtgaaaggaacagAGTTCTATGAAAGGAACAgggttctgtgaaaggaacatggttctatgaaaggaacatggttctgtgaaaggaacagAGTTCTATGAAAGGAACAGAGTTCTATGAAAGGAACAtggttctgtgaaaggaacagggttctgtgaaaggaacatggttctgtgaaaggaacatggttctatgaaaggaacatggttctgtgaaaggaacatggttctgtgaaaggaacatggttctgtgaaaggaacatggttctgtgaaaggaacagAGTTCTATGAAAGGAACAgggttctgtgaaaggaacatgGTTCTATGAAAGGAACAgggttctgtgaaaggaacatggttctgtgaaaggaacagAGTTCTATGAAAGGAACAGAGTTCTATGAAAGGAACAtggttctgtgaaaggaacagggttctgtgaaaggaacatggttctgtgaaaggaacatggttctgtgaaaggaacatggttctgtgaaaggaacagggttctgtgaaaggaacagggttctgtgaaaggaacatgGTTCTATGAAAGGAACAgggttctgtgaaaggaacatggttctgtgaaaggaacagAGTTCTATGAAAGGAACAGAGTTCTATGAAAGGAACAtggttctgtgaaaggaacagggttctgtgaaaggaacatggttctgtgaaaggaacatggttctgtgaaaggaacatggttctatgaaaggaacatggttctgtgaaaggaacatggttctgtgaaaggaacatggttctgtgaaaggaacagAGTTCTATGAAAGGAACAgggttctgtgaaaggaacatgGTTCTATGAAAGGAACAgggttctgtgaaaggaacatggttctgtgaaaggaacatggttctgtgaaaggaacagAGTTCTATGAAAGGAACAGAGTTCTATGAAAGGAACAtggttctgtgaaaggaacagggttctgtgaaaggaacatggttctgtgaaaggaacatggttctgtgaaaggaacagggttctgtgaaaggaacagggttctgtgaaaggaacagggttctgtgaaaggaacatgGTTCTATGAAAGGAACAgggttctgtgaaaggaacatggttctgtgaaaggaacatgGTTCTATGAAAGGAACAgggttctgtgaaaggaacatggttctgtgaaaggaacGGGGTTCTGTGTAAGGAACAtggttctgtgaaaggaacGGGGTTCTGTGTAAAGGAACGGGGTTCTGTGTAAAGGAACGGGGTTCTGTGTAAAGGAACGgggttctgtgaaaggaacagggttctgtgaaaggaacatggttctgtgaaaggaacatggttctgtgaaaggaacatggttctgtgaaaggaacatggttctgtgaaaggaacagggttctgtgaaaggaacagggttctgtgaaaggaacagggttctgtgaaaggaacagGGTTCTATGAAAGGAACAgggttctgtgaaaggaacagggttctgtgaaaggaacatggttctgtgaaaggaacagggttctgtgaaaggaacagggttctgtgaaaggaacatgGTTCTATGAAAGGAACAgggttctgtgaaaggaacagggttctgtgaaaggaacagggttctgtgaaaggaacatggttctgtgaaaggaacGGGGTTCTGTGTAAGGAACGgggttctgtgaaaggaacGGGGTTCTGTGTAAAGGAACGGGGTTCTGTGTAAAGGAACGGGGTTCTGTGTAAAGGAACGGGGTTCTGTGTAAAGGAACAGGGTTCTATGAAAGGAACAgggttctgtgaaaggaacatggttctgtgaaaggaacGGGGTTCTGTGTAAAGGAACGGGGTTCTGTGCAGTTCTTTAGCAGAAACATCCGTGCTTATTTCTTAAAATTCTCTAACTTTACCAGCAGGTATCCATCTTTGTGCATCTTCTtctccttttaatttttttagtttCCTCTCCCTCTGTGTTTGCAACATTTATACCCACAGCCTTAAAGAGCGACACGCTGTCGTCCCGACCCAGACGGGCCCTGTAACCGGGCCTTTTCGCTCCAGAACTGTATGGAGGAATGAAACACCTTCCCCACCTGCTCTGCATTTGAAAGCAGCTGGGACAGAGTTGGTATGTTAGGAACCAGCAGTTACAGCCAGGTGCCCTGACTGTCGCCAAGGAAACGCTGATATGTTGAATGTGTGATGTGGAAATAAATTCAGGTTGCAACATCAGAAGACATTAGTTCCACTTTCAACAAATACCACGAATACCCTCCATCATATTGGAAATATTAAAGTATACTCATATTGAGTAGGAACATTCCTGGATAATGTCGAAAGCAGAGATCTCTTTCCCTAATTTTGATCTCAAATGTGACAATTctgacatccatccatccagaaaACAATGGCGAACTCTCTACAATCTGAATCTGGAAAACCATGGACTGACCTGAAGGATATTTGGAAGAAAACAGACTGTAGATAAAACGTCAAACCCAAAATGCGCTCTGCAGGTCTGCCTTCAGCTGACTCTGGTAGGATAGCTGAACATTTGTGGGCTTTTCCCTGGTGGGTCTGCATTCCCACCAGCCCAACAGCACAGCCAGCCTATATTTAGCACTGGATCTCTGCCTGCTGCCATTGTCCTGCTGATTAAATATCAGCAGACAGACAGCTGCCCAGGAAGAACCTTTCAAAACTGTCAAGGTTGTTTTGCCCACATATTTTCTGACACTATCTGATCAAAATTCTCCTTGTTTTGTGCTTTTAGAGATGGTGGTACCTCTGCAGATGGAAAGTTTGACTAATTAGATCAAGGAGAAACTGAGTTAACTTTATTGTGACtggataaataaaattattctgGATAGAGGGATCTGCTGCCTCCATCAGACATCATCTGACTTTTTAGAGTTGCTTCTCTTCGTCTgtgaaaataaatgacaaaattagATTTGAACAAACAGGATGGGACTTGAAtttaggaggaaaaaaaggtttaattggtttgatttatttgtttttgcctCTGTGTTCCTGGCAAACAACAGAGCAGTTACAGCCGATGGTGGCTTTGGTTTTCATCACACATTTATCACGGTAACACAGGTTGTGGCTTCATTACCGAGAAACAATCAAAAGATTCAGCTTGTTAAAGATGGGGGTTAAATACGTTTTGTGGTGTATTTCTGGATAAAACGGCAAAGTTAGCAAGAAATGCTGCAATGATACACTGGGAACATTCAACCAATCAGAATGTTCTGATCTGTAAACCCCACCCTGTCCAACCCAGAGCCAAATGGAGTAAAATGTCTGTGTGGGGAACTGGTTTAGCCTCTGATTCGTTCAGTCAGGAGGTGTGGGCAGCAAGGAAATGATCCACAAATCTGGATTCTGGTTTCTAAGGTCAAAAAGCACCTATAGATTCAGGGACTTCAGTCATATTAAACCAGAATAAAGTTTATGGGTGTATTTTCACTGCAGGAACCTTTTCCAGGAACCAGAGAAGGTTTCTGAGGTACATGGGCAGTACTTTTTGGACGGGCCGTGAATTGTAGGTGGGCTTTTGTGATGGAAAGGTTTCCTACTTGTTGAAAATTcccaacatgttttgttttccagtCAGCTCCCAGTTTAACCTCCTCATCATATCAACTTTAAATTATGAGACAGGAAtaaatgatattttatttttctaaccaGCCACTCATGTTGAATATCACAGTCTTTTACAGAGTTTGTATTCATGTACATTATTAACATCATCCAGAATGAGCTGAAGGTCATAATGTACTTTATATACATTATGATCCAGGATGCAAAGCAAACCAATCCCAACTTCCATGATTGTTAAGAAGATTTTAGGTAAGAAGCAGATACCTTAAACATCTGCAGATTGTCACGAACCTCCTCCGAAGGGAGGCAGATAATGGGGTTCCTGCTGTGTAGAGACCCTCTCAGCGGCAGTGGACATACGTTACGCAAACCGCCCTGGATTGACCCCACAGCGGTCCCAGATGGGCCACGTTCCGGGTCGTATGATAAAAACTGACCTTACGTGGATGACCCTTTGTGCTGTGAAGATCTTTTTCCAGTGAAACGTTTTCATAAAGAGAAGAAATGTCGTATTGTGAAACGACGCTCTCCAAAGTTAAAAGAACCGACCAGCAGGCAGAGGGAGCCTCTAAAAGGCTTCAAGAAATTTTTAAAGGCAGTTTTTGTGACCTGCAGCCAAATATTAGCCAAGGCTGCTGCATGTTGTTGATGTTGAACACAACTTGAAATCCAGGCCAGGTAATATAAAAATGCACGATTTGTAGAAATGTCTCATTTTTGCAGATACATCACATAATCTAAGGTGCTGCACATTACCCTAATGTATTATCAGACATATTTACACAAACCTGCATCACACTGAAGCTCTGCAAGATCTTTATAAAGAACAAGGCACGTTTCTATAGGACCTTTCATACACAAAGCAATCCACACGGCTTTATGGGACTTCTAAGGAATGATAGACAGAAAATAACAAAGCAAATAAGCActgagtaaaagaaaaataggtTAAAATGTAGATAAAAAAGGCACTAGAAAAAGTAATGTTTCAAACAGTTAATTAGTCAGATTCTTTCATCAAAATGTTGTAAcccaaaatgttttcagtcctgatttaaaggaaccaCCAGTTTCTGAATTTCTCAGGTTTTAATAGCtgttccagagctgaggagcaaAGAAACGAAATGCTGCCTTCCCTGGTTTACTTCAGGGTCAGCAGGTCTCTGAATACCTGATGGGTCTACAAGGTTCATACCTGACCCAGTTCTTCCTTTAGTAACATCCATTTCTCTGAATgcgtttttactgttttaagaTCTGTAGTAATATTAAAGCGGCGCAATCGGCCCATCGGGGTTGCATCACTTTGTGCTGTATTTGACACTCTGCTTGTACTGAAAATCTCACAGAGATTCTTCCGcatttgaaaatgtgtttctgaTCCTCCGTCTCCGTCTGGTTCTGTCCGTCAGGTGTGGTGCTGGTGTGCTTCGAAGGCGACTCTGACGGATACATCAATCTGGTGGCATACCCctatgtggacaacatggaggAAGTGGCGGGGGAGCACGAGGAGCGGGATCCCCAGGAGAAGGAGCAGCCGAGGAGGAAGCACTCACGCCGCAGTCTGCATCGATCGTCCTCCTCCAGCGATTACAAGGAGGAGCGGGTCGACAGGAGGGAGGCGCACGAGACCGACACCTCTGACAAGTAAGAACCTACGGAGGGATCCAGCAATCCAGAAATGATTGTTGCTATTAACATGTCTATGAAAAGGTTTGGTTTAGAATAAAACCTAGTTGATAAATTAGtataaaactttaaatgagaaatctttttttaaagattattcTGCTGCTGCAGGATCATGTTTTCTTCAAACCTTTTGTAATTAGGTGCAGGGAGACGGTCACAGCCTGGGGTTAGAGCTAGAGAGCAGGAAAATCAGCAGACAGACCAGACAGGAGTGAAGTAGGAATGTTTAAAAGCGCAACATTCCCACATTTACATTAACAATCTGCTCTCCTGTAGTCTCACAGAACTGAAGAGTCCCAGGCTCGACCCGAAGATCCTCTCCGACGTTCCCTTCCAGATGCTGGACTGGAACAGTGGTCTGGCCTCGGAGAAGATCAGCTACAACCCCTGGAGCCTGGTGTGCCACAAACAGCAGCTCAGCCGCATGAGATCTGAATCCAAGGACCGCAAGCCCTTCAGTATCCTCTGTCTTTACCCAGCAAAACAGGACTGTTTGCAGATTCACTTCTTTTCCAACCTGCATTAGCTACATATTACACTCCTTACACTCACTGGATAATTTATTAGGTATAACTGCTTAAATGCCTGTTCAGCTAGCATCAACTCCGTGCATAGGGCAAGTAGAGGTGATGAGTTCAACACAATCATCAGAATGAGGAACaaaagtgactttgaacgtttCAGAGTGTTTCAGAAACGGCTGATCTGCTGGGCTTTTCCTGCTCAACCATCTCTCAGGTTACTGAGAATGatctgaaatagagaaaatatcCTGTTACTCGCAAGAATACCGTGTCTGAGCGTGCAGCTGTGACGTAGgcgggctacagcagcagaagaccacctGTGGCTCCAGTTCACACAGGGCTCGCCAAGGCTGGTCAGTAACAAATTGGAAAACCTTTGCAGAGTATCGTATGGTACTACGTGGGTAGAGTCGTCTTCTTACAATTTAAAAAggtgtgggttcgattccagcttcctcctgctacaACCCCATGTTGTCTACCGATCTGCGCTTCGATGCATGAAGGTGTGCGTTTGAGTGGCTGCTCTGACTAGAAAAGTTCTCTATGAATCCTGTCCATTTAAaatttacaatgaaatcaggcatgaaagcatggatccaacCTGCCTTAGaacaatggttcaggctggtggtggtacTGTAATAGTTCGGGTCATTGTTATCAGGTCATAATGAACCAAAACCTCAGGAATGTTTCTGAcattttgttgaatttcttCCAAAAAGAATAAACACCGAGTCCAACCCGGTAGAAGCAATGAGTGCCGattaaagtggctggtgagcgGTAATATGCATTATTTTACTATCATATAATATAATGTCCATTTGAAATTAGAAATGAAGCTGATTAGCCGATATAACATAGTTCTAAAAACTCTGCTGTCAGTCAGTGTTCCTGTTGTGATTTCAGGGAACCAGTCAGCTTGGTTGTCATGACTGATGAGAGACAAGTCTCTGAATGTGTGTGAGACTAGTGATGAAGAAGCCTGGTGCTGTTGGAGGCGATTGGgtcaaagtttatgttttgatcTGAAGATTCAAAACAATGAGCCCCGCCCTCTAAAGGTCACGCCCTCTTCTGACCACACCTTTTTCGTCTTTTTTATCACTCCTTACATAGCGAGCCTCCAGGTTTCTCTTTGTCTttgatgaatttaaacttttttaaggTATTCGCTCATAATATTTATCTTCTCAATTAAAAGAGCATAAAAAGcaaaatttaaaatgatcaaaaaatattactcatatttataaaacaaaaacactgctaaATTACCAGTTTAGCACAAAAATCTGTTATCCTTAGTTTTATCGTTTGAGggtaaaaacaaactttaaatcaGCCAATTTAGATTTGCTTTAATAAGAAACAATCTCTCCTCATTACAGCAGGACTTTTAATGTGAAGGATAAGCAGAAACCTTTAATTTCCTGGTAAATCAAACGATCTTGCAGTTTTTAACACGCACAtgtatttttgtatgtttttcttgCTGAGATTCTTCGCTAAAAGCTAAGGTGATATTTTCCAAAGTAACAGCAGTAGATTTACATCTGATCAAcggtttaatccctaactgcgGCATTTGAACCAGAGTTCCTGTTGTTGGAGAACGTTGTTCACCACTTCTCCTACCCCTGCATCCTGGACCTGAAGATGGGCACCAGGCAGCACGGGGACGACGCCTCGGAGGAAAAGATGGCCCGGCAGATGAAGAAATGTGAACTGAGCACTTCAGCGACACTGGGAGTCAGAGTGTGTGGCATGCAGGTAGAATGACGAAAAGCTCTGCTCCATGCTGCACCTGAACACATCAGGATGTGGAAGCAGGAGCAGAAACTCTTCTATTAGTCCGTCTTTCATCAAACTCAATGTCACGCTTCGCTCAGCTGCAAAAACGTGGGCAGAATAGCTGAAAAAGCAGGACTCctgcacattttaaacattacattgaATCTTTATTCAGTTTGTGAAGATCTTTTAGCTTCTGTTTTGCAGAATCAGATGCATCTGCTGCATTTAGCTTTATTTCCTCTACTCTTAAAGTACACAGAGGGATATGAAAAAGGTGCAAATGCAAACATTTAGGATGCTCTCAGCCCTTCAGTTTATGCAGGTGCAAATATTTTTGCTGATGCATTATTTAGACTGGAACTCTGAACAGTGGCAGTTTGGTTTCACACGCAGGTATTTACCCTCACCTCCCTTCTGCAGGTGTACCAGCTGAACACCGGTCACTACCTCTGCAGGAACAAGTACTACGGACGTGGGCTGTCGATCGAAGGCTTCCGCCAGGCCCTCTACCAGTACCTGCACAATGGAAAGTGCCTGAGGCGGGACCTCTTTGAGCCAATCCTGAATAAGCTTCGCAGCCTGAAGGTGGTGCTGGAGAGACAGGCGTCCTACCGTTTCTACTCATCCTCCCTGCTCATCATCTACGAGGGAAAGGTGAGCCTGGGCCTAAGATCGTTAACCATCTGATCTGCTCTCTGGTAACGTGCTCATCAGTTAAAGATCAAATGTTTCCTTAGCATAAAACTTCTTAACTTTATTGTTTAAGAGAGGACGGAGagatttcaattaaattaattcatttgacataaaacagaaaataaaatatttctggaCTATTTCCACTGAGAATTAATCTAAAGCAAACACACCTTGGTGAGTTTCGCTGAAGCATTAAATACCAGctgtgtgattttatttatttatttttgttaaatgtggaaaaaacacttCTTTAAAATTCATATTGGTGAATTTTAAAGTAGAACTTCTGCTCAATTCTACTAAAGTAGGTAAAGGTCAATTTGTCTTTGTCCAGGAGGCTAAATTACAAACCTCATGAAAGCAGAAATGAACTCTGCTTTTGGAAAATGAACGGTAATATTTGATCTAGCAACAATAATTAAGATATCAGTAATCACGCTAATATaaatgattaattaattaattacttcATTAATTGACAAGACGTGGCCCTAAAGGGTTAGGAGTTTTGTTGGTTTAGAAAAGtttctttgaaaatgaatttgacAGCCAGtggaaatgttttctgtttctaaaaTTTGGTGCATGCCCTTCATGTTGTTGACCAATCAAAACCATTTTTCTTTAACGGATCAGTTTAAAGAACTAAACCAAAGAAACAACTTTTATAGAATTTCTGACAGGAAACCTGGAAGCTTGAggttctttttaaaaagatggATTTAATAACATCATTCCCAAAGACATTCACACATTAATATt comes from Girardinichthys multiradiatus isolate DD_20200921_A chromosome 20, DD_fGirMul_XY1, whole genome shotgun sequence and encodes:
- the ip6k1 gene encoding inositol hexakisphosphate kinase 1 isoform X2, with the translated sequence MCLPQTNNMDSKQQGAGTGGGALPKPRGGGVSLEPFIHQVGGHSSMMRYDDHTVCKPLISREQRFYESLPPEMKEFTPEYKGVVLVCFEGDSDGYINLVAYPYVDNMEEVAGEHEERDPQEKEQPRRKHSRRSLHRSSSSSDYKEERVDRREAHETDTSDNLTELKSPRLDPKILSDVPFQMLDWNSGLASEKISYNPWSLVCHKQQLSRMRSESKDRKPFKFLLLENVVHHFSYPCILDLKMGTRQHGDDASEEKMARQMKKCELSTSATLGVRVCGMQVYQLNTGHYLCRNKYYGRGLSIEGFRQALYQYLHNGKCLRRDLFEPILNKLRSLKVVLERQASYRFYSSSLLIIYEGKEPGGPLTPGPGQNAARPQKTSGAPAALHTSPPPSDASSETDLSQNPVVRSLSSQGPGRMAPDSPSSYPPTQTPPTKSDCRCFVPRPPSPRGRPECPSPAPSLNPLPPTSAPQRPPLVDVRMIDFAHSTFKGFRGDTAVHDGPDQGYVFGLESLIQILESLQEENLS
- the ip6k1 gene encoding inositol hexakisphosphate kinase 1 isoform X1 yields the protein MCLPQTNNMDSKQQGAGTGGGALPKPRGGGVSLEPFIHQVGGHSSMMRYDDHTVCKPLISREQRFYESLPPEMKEFTPEYKGVVLVCFEGDSDGYINLVAYPYVDNMEEVAGEHEERDPQEKEQPRRKHSRRSLHRSSSSSDYKEERVDRREAHETDTSDNLTELKSPRLDPKILSDVPFQMLDWNSGLASEKISYNPWSLVCHKQQLSRMRSESKDRKPFKPEFLLLENVVHHFSYPCILDLKMGTRQHGDDASEEKMARQMKKCELSTSATLGVRVCGMQVYQLNTGHYLCRNKYYGRGLSIEGFRQALYQYLHNGKCLRRDLFEPILNKLRSLKVVLERQASYRFYSSSLLIIYEGKEPGGPLTPGPGQNAARPQKTSGAPAALHTSPPPSDASSETDLSQNPVVRSLSSQGPGRMAPDSPSSYPPTQTPPTKSDCRCFVPRPPSPRGRPECPSPAPSLNPLPPTSAPQRPPLVDVRMIDFAHSTFKGFRGDTAVHDGPDQGYVFGLESLIQILESLQEENLS